In Nostoc edaphicum CCNP1411, the sequence CAACAGCTAAACCGACAGCTACGCCAACAGCTACACCGACAGCTACGCCAACAGCTACACCAACAGCTACGCCAACAGCTACACCGACAGCTACGCCAACAGCTACACCGACAGCTACGCCAACATCTACACCGACAGCTACACCGACAGCTACACCAACATCTACACCGACAGCTACACCAACAGCTACACCAACAGCTACACCTTAGTCATCAGAAAAAATTCCTACCTCAAAGACTCAAGTCATCTGATTTGGTTCTTCTAAGGGTCTGCCTTTGGGTGTAGGTAGAATTGAACGGCGGTCATTGTAAGGCATAGGAATGTACTGCACGCTGGGTCGTCCTCCTTGTGACTGTGGGTAAAGATCCATGAGATTATAAATGGAATGGGGCAGTCCGACGGTTACGGGCAGCCCCATTTCTGTTGCTTCTTCAATAGTGATGGGATAGTCGTGGGTAACGCGCCCAGTTGTTAAGGCTTCGATAATCGGTTCGATATTTTCTGGCAGAACTTTTTGTTTGGGTATACTGTCTTTCAGCAGAGTTCGTACAAACCGCTGTACTTGTTGTATTGCTTTGCGTGAGAGGTCGGCCATAATTAGAGTTTGGTCATCAATCTCACTGATGGGTTTATCTTCAATTACTTTCAGGATGCTTGCTGCTGGGTAATTACCCAATTGGGGATCAACTGGCCCTAAGACAGCGTTAGCATCCATAATAATTTCATCAGAGGCGAGGGCAAGCATAGTACCGCCACTCATGGCGTAGTGGGGTACAAAGACTGTGACTTTTGCTTGGTGGCGAATTAATGCTCTGGCGATTTGTTCTGTAGCCAAAACTAAGCCACCAGGAGTGTGCAAAATTAAGTCAATCGGCACATCTGCGGGTGTGAGGCGAATTGCTCGCAATATTTGTTCTGAGTCTTCGATAGTAATGTAGCGAGATATGGGAATTCCCAGGAAACTAATGGACTCTTGGCGGTGAATCAGCAAAATCACCCGACTTTCGCGTTCCTGCTGGAATTCTTGCAAAGCACGCAAGCGCCGATATTCTATTTGACGTTTTTGCCAAAGGGGTTGCAAAGAAGTCAGAAGCAGGAAAATCCAGAATAAATCACCAATACCAAAACCCATATAATATTAATTTATTGTTCAAGAATCACGGTTGCCGTCATTATTGTCGCAAATTTGGTGCGATCGCAGTTCTATCTGTAGATTTAAAAGTATCGAACTACACTCAGCACAGAGATATGTAAATTCAAAATTATGTTAGCGAGTCCGCGTACCCCTACAGGGAAGCAATCTACGCGCAACCTCTCGTAGAGAACATCATTACGAATTATTGACTACCCTCTTCGCCAAATCTTGATAGTGTCATCATCACCACCACTAACTAGGGTTTGTCCATCAGGACTGAAGGCAACACATCTAACATAGTTGGAATGCCCTGTAAGTGTGCTGATTTCTCTGCCACTGTGTACGTGCCACAGTTTGATAGTGTTGTCCCAACTGCCACTAGCGAGAAATTGCCCATCCTGGCTAAAGGCAACTGACCAAACTGAATCAGAATGACCAATGAGAGTACGAATTTCTCTGCCACTGTGTACGTGCCACAGTTTAATCGTATTGTCGCCACTGCCACTAGCAATAATTTCTCCGTCCTTGCTAAAAGCAATACAGTTGACGAAGAAGGAATGACCTAATAATGTGCAAATGTTTCTGCCTGTGTATACTTGCCACAGTTTGATAGTGTAATCATTACTGCCACTAGCCACCAGCTGTCTATCCTTGCTATTAGTTGCAGGCGTTTTCGGAGAGTAGGCAACTGACGAAATTGAGTCGGAATGACCTCTGAAAGTTTGGGTTTCTATACCTGTGTGTACCTGCCACAGTTTGATTGTACAATCAGCACTACCGCTAGCCAGAAACTTACCATCTGGACTAAAGGCAACGGAATTCACCCAATTAGCATGACCAATGAGAGTACGAATTTCTTTGCCTGTGTTGACATCCCACAATTTGATGGTGTTATCCCAACTACCGCTAGCTAAAATTCTGCGATTCAGGTCTACAACTCCCGCAGATTTACCGGAATCACCTTGATAAGAAAGGTTTGAAGAGATTGGGCTAAAGGCGACGGAATTAACCATATTGGAATGACTAGAAGACCAACGACCTAGTTGACGCACTAACTTGCCAGTGCCTACTTGCCAAAGTTTGATGGTGTTGTCATTACTGCCACTAGCAATAAATTGCCCATCTGGGCTAATGGCGATCGCATGAACCATACTAGAATGACCTTTGAGGGTCTGTATACATTGCCAGTTCTGCTGATCTAATACAACAAGTGGTAAAACAGGTGGAGGTAGTTTAAGTCTAGGCGTTATCACTAAGGTAGATGATGTTGCTGTTACATCTTCCCCTCTATCAGGGCCTAATAAATCCAACCACTCCTGCACAGACTGGGGACGATAGGTTGACTCCAAATCCATGCCGCACATAATAGCCTGATTTACCCTGTTGCTGATGTTGGGATTAAAATATTGTGGTGGTTCTAAATTGATATTGTGACGTCTATCATCTGCACTTGTTGGTACAACTGCGGTAAGTAAATTATACAAAGTAGCGGCTAGGGCATAGATGTCAATGTATTCTCCTCGTGGCGCTTCTGATTCATACTGTTCAGGTGGGGCAAAACCAGGGGTACGATACACAGTATGCCTTTGGATCATATTAGGAATAAATTCTCTAGCGATGCCAAAATCTATCAGCACTGCTTCTGATTTATCAATGCGGATCATTATGTTGCGTGGTTTGAGATCCCGATGCAACAGTCCTTTAGAATGGATTAGGGTCAAAGCGTCGCCAATTTGCCGGATGTACAACAGCGCTTCTACTTCTGATAGCATCCCTATCCGTTTCAAGCGCTGTCCTAAGTCTTCGCCTTCAATGTAATCCATCACCATGCAGGGCAAATTTCCCTCATCAAAGATGGTTTCTATCTGTACTATATGAGGATGGTGACACACAGCCAGCCGAACTGCTTCATCACGAAAGTCTTGCCGTAACTTGTTTCGGTGAAGTATCCAGGCGGGGTGATTCAGGATTTCTTCTTTGAGGGTTTTAATCACTCGCTGTTGATTCCGTTGATTTCTGGCAAGATAAGTAATGCCAATTCCACCTTCACCTAGTTGGCTTTCGATAATGTAGCGTCCCCCGAATAAAGACTTTCCTGCATTCCACACCATTAGTAATATTTGACAATTGCTGGTATTTATTTTGGCACGGTATCAGAACAGCCAACACGAATTTTTAGGAATTCCATTTGAATTGCTGTTGTAGCTTTTTGGAGCTTAGTTACTTAGAGAACATTTTCATTAACCTCAATAATTACTAATAGTATAAAGTTGGATATACCCTAATAGTTTTAGCTAAACTATGCCTTTACACCAAAATATGAAAGTTAATTGCTCATGCTAGAGTAAACGGTAACTTTAGCCATATTTGTTCATAATAATTTGACTTGTAGGTAATCTAAAATTATGCTAAAGAATCTGAATCTGAAACAAAAGTTTACAATTCTGCTACTGATAATTTTGACATTCGGTCTGAGCTTGAGTGGATTTGCTCTGTCTTCTCTACTTAGGGAGAATGCTAAACAAGATATTAGCTCAACAGGTGTCATGCTCATGGAAACCATGAGTTCTGTTCGTAAATACACTAGTACTCAAGTGAATCCAGAGCTAGCCGATAAATTGGCTACTGAGTTTTTGCCGCAAAGTGTGCCTGCATACTCAGCACGGGAAGTATTTGATATTTTACGGAAAACGACAGACTACCGTGAGTTCTCTTACAAAGAAGCAACTCTCAATCCCACTAATCTTCGAGATAAGGCTGACGGTTTTGAGACGGAAATTGTAGAAAGGTTCAGAAATAAATCAGACCTTAAAGAAGTGAGTGGATTTCGTTCAATTCCTGCTGGGGATATCTTTTATATTGCTCGTCCCTTACCAGTTTCTGAAGGTAGCTGTCTGAAGTGTCATAGTATACCCGAAGTTGCACCTCAAAGTATGATTAATCTCTATGGCACAGCTAATGGATTTGGGTGGAAGCTTAATGAGATTGTTGGCGCTCAGATTATATCAGTACCTGCAAATAATGTCATTAACAAAGCCAATCAGTCTTCTTTACTAATTATCCTAATTGTATCAACTATATTTATAGTGACTATCTTATTAGTCAACTTATTCTTGAATCGACAAGTTGTTATGCCTCTCAAACGCATGACTCGCATAGCGGAAGAAGTTAGTACTGGACATATGGAAGTTGAATTCGAGCAGATGTCTAATGATGAAATCGGTAATTTAGCTAAAGCCTTTAAACGGATGCAGTTAAGTTTAGAAATGGCAATGAAAAGAATCAAACGCACTCAGGGAAGTACAGGGGACTAAACAATCCAAAATTAAATATTATCCCCTTGAAATCTTTATGAGAATAATCTTTTTCTGAATTCAATAGCTGCTTGAAAGTCAGGAATTTGCCTAGCTATAAGTTCAATAAACTGTTCAGGCGAGATATAAGGATTTTCATCTAATATTTCTTCTATAATCACATTTGCCATTGGGCCGATGTGGTAGGCTAACCCCTGGTGACAACTTTTGATAAATGCTGGTTGGAGGGAAGGTTGTTGTTGTTCAATTCGCCCAGTTTGTGGACTAGTAGGTGAACTAAGTGAACTAAAAATTGTTTCTCCAGGTTGGTTGTATGACTGCGATATTGCCGACATAGCCTGAAATTCCGGATTAAATACCGTGGCAGGTAAATCATCAAACATAATTGCAGGAGACATTGCCACTTGTGGTTCTCCAATACGCTGTAAATCTGTGATAACTTCCTTGGCTGTTTGGTATCGCTTGTTAGGCCTATCTGCCAACATCTGATCGAGTACTTGAGCAAAACTATCAGTGACGTAGGTATAATAACGCCAGTTCCACTCAAGTGAATATTGATCCATTAGTAAAGATGGATCTCTACCTGTGAGTAGCACAATAGCTGTTACACCCAAAGCGTAGAGGTCACTAGAGGGGGAACATAAACCCAAGCTAATCTGTTCGCGGGGAGCGTATCCCACTTTACCGACGAGGGACATTTTACCAACAAAGGTTACCTGGTGGTTAGAACTTCTCCCCTCGTTCACGTCAGCAATTTGTTTACCAACACCAAAATCAATCAGTACTGGCAGATCCTTGCCAGTGGGTAACATAATGTTATCAGGAGAAATATCTCGATGGATAATGTTGTGCTGGTGGACATATTCCAAAACAGGCAGCAGATTTTTTAGCCACTGGATAACTTCGTCTTCAGAGAAATTTCTTCCTTGACGTTGAAGTTCTCCTAATAATCTCGAATATGTTTTACCATCAACATACTCTTGTACTAGGAATAGCCGACCGTCTCCTTCAAAGCAAGCCAAAAACTTGGGAATTTGAGGATGTTGCAATTGATGAAGAATTTTTGCCTCTCTTTTAAATAAGTTGCGATATTGTTCCAGTCCACTCTCCCCTGTGCCAATGGGTGCAAACTCTTTGAGAACACAAGGTTCATCAAATCTACGAGTGTCAAAAGCTAAGTAAGTTCGTCCTAATCCTCCCTGTCCTAGAAGTTTTTGGATAATATAGCGGTTATCGATTAGAGTTCCAGCAGCTATTTCTGGCCTTGTGATATGGAACTGTGACATCTCATCGCACTCCTAGCGATTTTATTGTTGATAAATTATTTAGTTTGCTGAAAGTCAGAAACTCTAGCAGATAAAGGCTGATAACATCCTTCAAATTGAGGTTAGCACCACTATCAAAACAAGGAAATACACTTTTCTACAATCTTTCGATGGTCTTGTGTGACCAAATAGACAATTTTTACCTGAGTAGTTTAATCATGCTACTCATACTTAGGTATTTTAGCAGCCGCAACATAGCCAGTGTCTGCGGTAATATCTGCGACTGTTCAGGGCATCGCCTTTTAGATTTGCTGCTGAACCTTATCTATACGCCTAGTAACCCAATTGACATTGAGTTTAGGAATAGTTAAGGATATAGCGCAACATCATGGTTTTTCAGAAAAACTGAGGTTGCTATAGACTTCCTGAAAAAAATATTATACGTATTTCAAGTGCTAAATATGCGATCGCTCTCAAAAATTAATCTTTCTGAGAGCCAATCTCATTATGAGATAGCTGTTTCAGAATCGGCTATTAAGGTTTTCAGTACAGGTGATTTCTCAAAAGCAGAAAAATATGCTGTGTATCATAAAAGACTACTGAAGCTACAGTAATTCATCAGGATTCACACCTAACTGACGCAAACGTTCTGCTAATTGTTCTACTTTTCGTTTAGCTTGAGCAGTTTCTTGTTTGGCTTCTGTAGCTTCTTTTTCTGCAATGATCGCTCGTTCCGTTGCAGCAGCGGCTTCTTCTGTGGGTACGGGAATTAATTCTCCCGCCAAAGTGAACCACCTTAACCACAACCTTTCAATATCTCGAAATGAACCCTGCCATAAGCCTAAACTTAAATCTATCTCTGGCATTAGTAGGTATCCATCAGTCAAGTTCATCGGTTCATAGTGACCACCAACTAACTGGAAAGCCCGAAGTTCATTAGTATAGCGACTAAAAACAACATAGTAGGGAATCCGCAAAATTCGTTCATAAACTTCCCATTTACTAGGAGGTTTATCTGCTGCACTTTCTCTTCTTGTGCCTAAATCTTCATCTTCCGTACCTGAAGATAATAACTCAACAACCACGAAGGGATTTGCTGGTTCTTGCCAAGTTACATAACTTAACCGTAAATCCTCCCCTTTGTATAATTTTCCTACACCTACCACACCAAACCAATCTGGGCGTTTATACCACAAAGGATGCTGGAGATCATAGTAGAGATTAAGATCAGCCGCACTATAAACTAGTTCTGGATTCCAGTTAATTGGCTGAAAAGTTAAATATAAAATTAAGGGTTGTAAAAAGTGAAAATCGTCTGGCAAACCGGGTTCCTCTGGGTTGTCACTTGGTAAATCATACATTGTTGGTAGAGTTTCCCAAGGAGGAAGCGGCGGATCAGATTGGGGAATATAGTGGGGAGAAGAAGTCATAGTCAAATTGTGAACATTTTGAGAGTGGCTGGATACAAATTATGCTTCTAATTTTGCCGAGTCTTTTAACAGCGATCGCTCCCAAATCCAATCGAGTAAAATCGGATTGACTAACTCCGGCGCTTCATCCTGCGGACAATGCCCCACTCCTTCTAAAGGAATAAACTTTTGTACTTGAGGAAAGTTAGCTAATTCTCTTCCTAACTTAATTGGTTCCCACGGATCAGCCGTTCCCCACAAGATAATTGCCGGACAGGGTAGCAGTGGTAAAAGGTCTTCTGGTAAAGGGCCTGTAGAATAAGAAGTAAAAGCCAGGAACACAGCACCAGCCCCCACATCGCTTGCTGGTGAAGTCAGAATATCAACCAACTCATCTGTCACCATCTCAGGATTCGAGTATGCTTGCAGCAGAATTTTCCGCACTGTTTTCGGTTTGGCGAGTTGATTGAAAAAGAACTCGCCAATTGGTTTGATAGATAACAGACGTTGCAGTAGAGGCGCTCCGTAACGACGAGATAAAGGTAAAGTTACCCGTTTGCGATCGTGCAACAGCCGTAAAGAACAATTGAGCAAAGCAACTCCCAAGGCAATATCTGGATTGCTTACTGCTGCTTGCATGGCTACAATACAGCCAATAGAATTTCCGACTAAAAAAGCTGGCTCGCCGACAACTTCGCGGCAAAAATCTGCTACTTGCTGTCCCCAGGTTTCTAATGTGTAGGCAATTTGTTCGCCAGGTTGAGGTTTTGCGGAAGCGCCAAAACCAATCAAATCAATCGCATAAACACGGCAACTTTCCGCTAATACGGGAATATTTTTCCGCCAGTGCCACCAAGAAGCGCCAAATCCATGCACGAGGACAACAGCTGGCCCAGTGGTTCCTTGGGTTTGATAGCAGATTGGAAAATCCTGCCAAATCCAGGTTTTTGTCGAGGTAAGTG encodes:
- a CDS encoding alpha/beta fold hydrolase — its product is MTTSTSNTALTSTKTWIWQDFPICYQTQGTTGPAVVLVHGFGASWWHWRKNIPVLAESCRVYAIDLIGFGASAKPQPGEQIAYTLETWGQQVADFCREVVGEPAFLVGNSIGCIVAMQAAVSNPDIALGVALLNCSLRLLHDRKRVTLPLSRRYGAPLLQRLLSIKPIGEFFFNQLAKPKTVRKILLQAYSNPEMVTDELVDILTSPASDVGAGAVFLAFTSYSTGPLPEDLLPLLPCPAIILWGTADPWEPIKLGRELANFPQVQKFIPLEGVGHCPQDEAPELVNPILLDWIWERSLLKDSAKLEA
- a CDS encoding c-type heme family protein, which translates into the protein MLKNLNLKQKFTILLLIILTFGLSLSGFALSSLLRENAKQDISSTGVMLMETMSSVRKYTSTQVNPELADKLATEFLPQSVPAYSAREVFDILRKTTDYREFSYKEATLNPTNLRDKADGFETEIVERFRNKSDLKEVSGFRSIPAGDIFYIARPLPVSEGSCLKCHSIPEVAPQSMINLYGTANGFGWKLNEIVGAQIISVPANNVINKANQSSLLIILIVSTIFIVTILLVNLFLNRQVVMPLKRMTRIAEEVSTGHMEVEFEQMSNDEIGNLAKAFKRMQLSLEMAMKRIKRTQGSTGD
- a CDS encoding SDH family Clp fold serine proteinase, which produces MGFGIGDLFWIFLLLTSLQPLWQKRQIEYRRLRALQEFQQERESRVILLIHRQESISFLGIPISRYITIEDSEQILRAIRLTPADVPIDLILHTPGGLVLATEQIARALIRHQAKVTVFVPHYAMSGGTMLALASDEIIMDANAVLGPVDPQLGNYPAASILKVIEDKPISEIDDQTLIMADLSRKAIQQVQRFVRTLLKDSIPKQKVLPENIEPIIEALTTGRVTHDYPITIEEATEMGLPVTVGLPHSIYNLMDLYPQSQGGRPSVQYIPMPYNDRRSILPTPKGRPLEEPNQMT
- a CDS encoding serine/threonine-protein kinase, whose product is MVWNAGKSLFGGRYIIESQLGEGGIGITYLARNQRNQQRVIKTLKEEILNHPAWILHRNKLRQDFRDEAVRLAVCHHPHIVQIETIFDEGNLPCMVMDYIEGEDLGQRLKRIGMLSEVEALLYIRQIGDALTLIHSKGLLHRDLKPRNIMIRIDKSEAVLIDFGIAREFIPNMIQRHTVYRTPGFAPPEQYESEAPRGEYIDIYALAATLYNLLTAVVPTSADDRRHNINLEPPQYFNPNISNRVNQAIMCGMDLESTYRPQSVQEWLDLLGPDRGEDVTATSSTLVITPRLKLPPPVLPLVVLDQQNWQCIQTLKGHSSMVHAIAISPDGQFIASGSNDNTIKLWQVGTGKLVRQLGRWSSSHSNMVNSVAFSPISSNLSYQGDSGKSAGVVDLNRRILASGSWDNTIKLWDVNTGKEIRTLIGHANWVNSVAFSPDGKFLASGSADCTIKLWQVHTGIETQTFRGHSDSISSVAYSPKTPATNSKDRQLVASGSNDYTIKLWQVYTGRNICTLLGHSFFVNCIAFSKDGEIIASGSGDNTIKLWHVHSGREIRTLIGHSDSVWSVAFSQDGQFLASGSWDNTIKLWHVHSGREISTLTGHSNYVRCVAFSPDGQTLVSGGDDDTIKIWRRG
- a CDS encoding Uma2 family endonuclease, translating into MTSSPHYIPQSDPPLPPWETLPTMYDLPSDNPEEPGLPDDFHFLQPLILYLTFQPINWNPELVYSAADLNLYYDLQHPLWYKRPDWFGVVGVGKLYKGEDLRLSYVTWQEPANPFVVVELLSSGTEDEDLGTRRESAADKPPSKWEVYERILRIPYYVVFSRYTNELRAFQLVGGHYEPMNLTDGYLLMPEIDLSLGLWQGSFRDIERLWLRWFTLAGELIPVPTEEAAAATERAIIAEKEATEAKQETAQAKRKVEQLAERLRQLGVNPDELL
- a CDS encoding serine/threonine-protein kinase, whose protein sequence is MSQFHITRPEIAAGTLIDNRYIIQKLLGQGGLGRTYLAFDTRRFDEPCVLKEFAPIGTGESGLEQYRNLFKREAKILHQLQHPQIPKFLACFEGDGRLFLVQEYVDGKTYSRLLGELQRQGRNFSEDEVIQWLKNLLPVLEYVHQHNIIHRDISPDNIMLPTGKDLPVLIDFGVGKQIADVNEGRSSNHQVTFVGKMSLVGKVGYAPREQISLGLCSPSSDLYALGVTAIVLLTGRDPSLLMDQYSLEWNWRYYTYVTDSFAQVLDQMLADRPNKRYQTAKEVITDLQRIGEPQVAMSPAIMFDDLPATVFNPEFQAMSAISQSYNQPGETIFSSLSSPTSPQTGRIEQQQPSLQPAFIKSCHQGLAYHIGPMANVIIEEILDENPYISPEQFIELIARQIPDFQAAIEFRKRLFS